The sequence TTCGATTGCAATACTTCATTTTACCATACTGGCATGTATTTCGTCCATTTGCATTTGCAGACACGATTTATACGACTGTTGCATAGGTTGCAGGTAAGAGACTATATAAAGATGGGGGAAAATTGACATGCACTCTTTTTTAGGCCCTCCTGCAAGTTCCCTTCCGATGCAACCGTTCCCAGCGACTCCCAATCCCTTTTTTGGTCCTAGCTCAATAATGGGGCCAGGCATGGCGCCAAGATTGGTCCAATCTGCCGCACGGCCTCTGGCGACCATTCCTGGGCAGGTGGCGCCTTCCTTTGCGACACAAAGGGTCGGAGGCGGTTTATTATCACGCTTGTTTGGCAGCGCCGCCTCTCGTGTTGGCACCGGCGGCTTTTCAGCTGGCAGCAGGTTGTTCGGTAGTGGCATGAACTTAACAACGATCCTGAATAATACGCAACGCGTGCTAGGCATCACTCAACAAGTGGCACCGATGATCCAACAGTACGGGCCGCTAATTAAAAATGCGCCGACGCTTTGGCGGATTTTGCGCTCTTCTCCTCAGACGGCAGGTGAAGATACAACAGGCCCGGAAGACACAATAGAACCAGAAACGGATTCGACTGGCATTGAGGAAACAGCAGAACTAAAAAGCGCTTCTGCTGACAGTGAGGAAACAGAACGACAAGTGGGCGAGAAAACGCAAGCCAAACCTTCAGATACAGCAGTTATTGTCAGAAAAAGAAAGAAACCTGCTGGAGATGAACTTCCAAAGCCTAAACTTTATGTGTAAAAATTTCGTTTTGGTTATTGACAAGTTTCTGCCCTCAGTAGTATAATTTGAAATTTATCTTTAAATGTGGTATACTAACTTCTATCACTTGATTGGAGGAATGTCCATGTTTAAAGTTGGCGACAAAGTTGTTTACCCCTACCATGGTGCAGGGACGATCCAAGAGGTGGAGGAGAAAAATGTATTGGGTGAGACGCATTTGTATTTCATCCTTCATTTCCCATTGGTAGATATAACGCTTATGCTTCCAGAGTCTCGAATCGAGCAATCAGGGCTCCGAAAGGTCATTCCCTCCTCTGATATTGAAAAGGTCGCAAAAGCATTGCAAAACGGGCCTGATACGCCGCCTTCAACGAGTCAATTTTCTCGAGATACGGAAAATTTATTAAAGACAGGCAGCATTATCGACGCTGCTCATTTAGTGTCGTCACTCTCGAAAAAACAGGCAGAACGGTCAAACGGACTCCATATCCAAGATCGCCATCATTTGCAAAAAGCACGGCAAGTGTTAGCCAGCGAACTTGTAGCTGTCCAAGATTTTTCAGAAGAACAGGCCTATGAATTTATTGACAACAATTTGCTCGATACAGCCAATTAAGCCATTATTGTTCTATGAAATCATAAGGCTTCCTGATTGTCAGGCTCCTTGATCTCCATTACAATAGAAGAGAAATCATCAAAACAGGGCTCTCACTTTTTCGGAAAGTAAGTAGCCCCGTTTTTTTAGGAGGCCACTAAATCAAATGGACGTTTTAAAAATTTCGCCAAGAGGGTACTGTTACGGCGTAGTGGATGCAATGGTGATGGCGAGACAAGCGGCGCAAAACTTGGACTTACCAAGACCTTTATATATACTGGGGCAAATTGTTCATAACCAACATGTGACGGACGCGTTTAAAGAGGATGGCATTATTTCATTAGACGGACCAAACCGCCTTGAAATTTTAAAAAACGTCACTCATGGAACAGTCATTTTTACAGCGCACGGTGTATCGCCTGAAGTTCGCCGTCTCGCTAAAGAAAAAGGACTGACTTGCATTGATGCGACATGCCCAGACGTGACTCGAACACATGATTTAATACGGGAAAAAGCAGAAGAAGGCTATCAGTTTATTTACATCGGCAAACAAGGTCACCCTGAGCCAGAGGGGGCCATGGGTGTCGCTCCTGACTCTGTGCACCTTGTCGAGACATTGGAAGACCTTGAGCAGCTTACATTGGATGACCGCGACATTATTATTACCAACCAAACGACGATGAGCCAATGGGATGTAGCCGATATTATGAAGCGCGCTATGGAGCTCTATCCAAACGCAGAAGTACACAATGAAATTTGTTTAGCAACGCAAGTCCGCCAAGAGGCGGTTGCTGAACAAGCTTCTCAATGTGACATCGTGATTGTTGTCGGCGATCCAAAAAGCAACAATTCCAACCGATTGGCACAAGTTTCCGAGCAAATTGCCGGTACACCCGCTTACCGTATTGGCGATTTGTCCGAACTGAAGCTAGAGTGGATCAAAGACGCCAAAAAAGTCGGCGTAACGTCAGGCGCGTCAACGCCGACGCCGATTACAAAAGAAGTGATAACCTTTATCGAGAACTATGACCCAAATGATGAATCAACATGGGATACGACGAAAAAAGTGCCGATCGAAAAAATTCTTCCAAAAGTGCGTGTAAAAAAATAACGCCCAACAAGCAAGCGACGCGAAAGCGCGGCTTGCTTGTTTTTTATTCTCATAAAAATTGAAATGGCTCTGTGCTTTGGGCAGAAGCGAATATATCTATATGGTAGCCGTTTTCGTTCAATAATGCTGCCATTTTCTCAGCAACGCCTTCTTTCATAATCGCCTCGATATGATGGCCCGCATCAATGACACACATCCCTGCCATTAATGCATCTTGAGCAACATGGTAATACAAATCTCCAGTGATAAGCACATCTGCCCCAGCTCGTTTGGCTTGCATCACATACTTATTGCCATCGCCTCCGAGCACAGCTGCTTTTCTGATTTTCGTATCCAACTCACCGACAACACGAACTGTTTTTACACCTAGCGCCTGTTTAACAAATTCAACATATGAGGCTAGCGTATGGTCGCCCTCAACTTTCCCGATACGACCGAGTCCTCGTTGCCATTGCGGTTGATCAAGTGGATACAAGTCGTAGGCAGGCTCCTCATACGGATGCGCCTTAACCAACGCTGCAATGACTTTGCCGCTCATATTGGCAGGCACAATTGTTTCAATGCGTACTTCGCCTACTTCTTCTTCTTTCCCTACCGTGCCAATATAAGGGTTGGTTCCTGCTTGTGGACGAAAACGCCCCATTCCCTCCGCCGAAAAGGAGCAGTGGCTATAGTTGCCAATGTGACCAGCACCAGCAGCGCCAAGGGACTCACGGATTTGTTTCGCATGGGAAGCCGGAACGAAAGCAACGAGCTTTTGCAATGTTTCTGTATAGGTCGGCGCCAGCACATTGCTATCTTTGAATTGAAGGCGCTCTGCAAGCAAATCATTAACGCCCCCTTCGGCAACATCAAGATTCGTATGGGCAGCATAAATGGTAATCTCATGTTCAATTGCTTTTTTTATCATTCTCCCCATCGGCGTGTCTACATCGATTTGCTTAAGAGGATGGAACAACAACGGGTGGTGGGCCAGGATAAAGTCAACGTCCTTTTCAATCGCTTCATCGATCGTTTTTTCCAGTACATCAAGGGCAACCATTGCTTTTTTGACCTTTTTTTTCAGTGACCCAACCATTAAACCGTTTTTATCACCTTCAAGTGCATATGACTTTGGGGCAAAAGACTCAAAGTATTGGATAAGCGTATTTGCTGCAACGGCGTTTTTCATTCTCCCAATGCCTCCTTTACAAGCTGCAAATTTCTTTCAAGCTTTCTTTGTTTTTCGCTCATTTCCTTTGTCTGTTTCCCTTTTTTCAGTTCCTCTAATACTTGAAGCCAGCTTTGTTGTTCGCGGCGCCACTTTTTGTGAAAAGCCGACGTTTGTTCACGTCGCAAAATCGGGCCAAGCAGCAAGTCTGCTTCTGTAAGAGGCGGTGTGTCTTTTTCTGCCACTGCCACGATAATTTCATATATTTTGCCGTCTTCCTCTATGATTTCCTCGGCCGAAATCGAAAATTCGTGATGTGAAAGCCACTCCCGCACTGCATGGGCTGCAATATTAGGCTGAAGCACAAGGGTTTGAACCCCTTGCAACTTTGTTTTGCCCTCTTCTAAAATCGAAGCAATTAACGGCCCGCCCATACCTGCTATTGCAATAGCTTCAACCTTATCATCGCTTTTCAGCACTTCTAAGCCATTTCCTTTACGGACTTCTACCGCATCAGAAAGACCTGAGCGACTCACTTGCGCACAGGCCGATTGATAAGGCCCTTCATTCAACTCACCAGCGATTGCAGTCAGACCGGGGCACCGCAATGCCAGGTAGCAAGGGAGGTACCCATGATCGGATCCAATGTCTGCAATGCGCTTATAATGGTATAAGTAGGAGGCTACCCGCTCAAGGCGCAAGGATAGCTGTTTGTCATTCATTTTGGAACCCCCAATGTATACGGATTGCAATAAATCTCTAACCGTTCTAAGAACGCTAAAGCGAAATGGAAAAAGAGCAAGGTTTCCCCTGCTCTTATTGGGAAGCGTCAAGCAAATACTCTGCTACGGCTTCAATTTCATTCTCTTGCAATTGGCCTCCGAAGGCCGGCATGCCGCCGTCAAGCCCATTGGTGACAATTTCAACAATTTCCTCATGAGACAAACGTCCCTCTAAATTATTGATAGCCGGAGCATTTCCGGTGCCTGATAAGTCATTGGCATGGCAGGCAATGCACGATTGTGAGACAACTGTTTCGCCGTATTCGATTGGATCATCAATCACGACTTCCTCTTGTGCCCCTTCTCCGCCTTCCTCAGCAACGTTGCGCATATGGTTGCCAACAGCTGAAAGCGCAACCATTAAAACGACACCAAGCAATGCAATAATGGCAAAAGGGATTAATGGGCGTCCTTTCATTAAAAGTGCTCTCCTTTCTAAGTTAGAGGTCTTTTTCTTATGTAAAAAAGCACGAATCTTCTTTAGTTTACTGTATATGGACACTTCTGAAAAGGGCTCGTCCCTATTTTAATTGAAAAACCAACAATTTGCCAGATGATACTATTAAGAAAATTTCAAATGGCGATTTGCATTTCCCTTTCATACCCAGTAAAATAGGAATTAAGCAAAATAGAATCGTTTGGCTTGCAAAGGGGCAAGCCAAACGATCAGCAATATCATTAATTAATCAAGAAAGTCTTTTAAACGCTTGCTGCGGCTTGGATGGCGCAATTTACGGAGCGCTTTTGCTTCAATTTGGCGAATTCGCTCTCTCGTAACGCCAAACACTTTGCCTACTTCTTCAAGCGTTCTTGTCCGGCCGTCATCAAGCCCGAAACGCAAGCGCAATACGTTCTCTTCACGGTCGGTTAGTGTATCGAGCACGTCTTCAAGTTGTTCTTTCAACAGCTCGTACGCGGCCGCATCCGATGGCGCTAGAGCTTCTTGGTCTTCGATAAAGTCGCCTAGATGGGAATCATCCTCTTCACCAATTGGCGTCTCTAGCGATACAGGCTCTTGGGCAATTTTTAAAATCTCTCTTACTTTGTCAGGGCTTAAATCCATCTCTTTGCCGACTTCTTCTGGAGTTGGCTCGCGCCCATAGTCTTGTAAAAGTTGGCGTTGTACGCGGATCAGTTTATTAATCGTTTCGACCATATGAACAGGAATGCGGATCGTACGGGCTTGGTCTGCAATGGCCCGTGTAATCGCTTGGCGAATCCACCAAGTGGCATATGTGCTAAATTTAAAGCCTTTGTCATAATCGAACTTTTCAACAGCTTTAATTAAACCCATATTGCCTTCCTGAATTAAATCAAGGAATAGCATGCCGCGGCCAACATAACGTTTTGCAATCGAAACAACGAGGCGCAAATTCGCTTCCGCTAACCGTTTTTTCGCCTCTTCGTCGCCTTGTTCAATCCGTTTTGCCAAATCGATTTCTTCTTCCGCTGAAAGCAATGGAACACGGCCAATTTCTTTTAAATACATGCGGACTGGGTCATTTATTTTAATCCCTGGAGGGACGCTTAAATCATTTAAATCAAACTCTTCTTCGTCTTTTGCTACTTGAGCAAGCGATGGCACGTCGTCTTCGCTTTCGTTCAAAAGTTCCACGCCTTGTTCGCCAAGATACTCGTAAAATTCATCCATTTGGTCTGAATCTTGTTCAAACGCAGCCATTTTCTCTGTAATTTCGGCATACGTCAATGTACCACGTTTTTTCCCAGTTTCCACCAGTTGTTCTTTTACTTGATCGATGGTAAGGTCACCTTCTGTTACAGGACGCAACGGTTTGTCAGCCATTCGATCCCCTCCTTCCAAAATTAAACCATACATTACTGGCTTTGGAGCTCTTTTTTTAAGCGAATCAACTCCATTTGCAGTTTTGCCGCCCGGATAGGGTCTTGTTCAAACCGCGCAGCCTGCTGCTGTTCTTTCAGTTTTACCCATTTTGGGTATTGCTCAATCCGCTTTATATAATCAGCAAGCTCCTCGTCTGAACACTCATTTTTTAATGGTTGCATGAGCAAATATGCCGCCAGCTTTGCCAGCCTTCGATCTTCAAGGCTTTCTACAAAACGCTTCATGCTCGCATCAGGCTCTCTAGTAACAAATGAAAGCAAATAAGCATAAAGGGCTTGGTGTTCTTCGAGGTTAAAGCCAGTTCCTAGCTTTTCTGAGACGCGCCACACCATTTCCGTGTCTTGGAGCATATAAGCTAGCAAGATCCGTTCGGCTTTTATATGAGCTGGTACAGGCCGTGCGCTTCCTTGCTTTCGGCCTGAAGTAGGCTTTTCCGCTCGCGGCAGCGCCTTAGGTGTCTCTTTTGTTTGTTTGAGCAGGCGTTCGGCCCGGCTTAACTCTTGGCGCAACACATCCATCGGCAGTGTAAAACTTTCTGCAAGTTGCTGCAAATAGTATTCTTGTTCGACAGAATGCTCGAGTTTTGCCAACATCTGTACGATTTCTTCGATATATTGGAGCCGATCTCCTTCATTTTGCATATTCTTGCCTTGCTTTAAATCCAACATTCGGAATGCCATTACGGATAAGCATTCGTTGTCGAGTATGCGCACAAATGCCTCTTCGCCATGCTGCTTCACATAATCATCTGGGTCGAGCCCTTCGGGAAGTAGGCAAATCGACACTTTGCAGCCAGCTTCCTCCAACACGGGAATCGCTTTGCGAATCGCTTCTCTCCCGGCACGGTCGCCATCATAACATAAAATGACTTCTTCTGCATTGCGGCGAAGAAGTTTTGCATGATCGCTGCTTAAAGCAGTGCCTAGCGTAGCAACAACATTTGTCACTCCAGCTTTCCAAGCAGCCATTACGTCAAATGCCCCTTCTACTAATAGGGCTTTGTTTTGTTTACGTATGCTCGGACGAGCTTCATGCATATGGAATAACGTCTTTGCTTTGTGGAAAATCGGCGTTTCCGGGCTGTTTAAGTATTTCGGTTGGCCTTCGCCAATGGCCCTACCGCCAAATGCCACTACGCTTCCTTGACTATCCGTAATCGGAAACATAAGTCGCTCACGAAACAAGTCATAATAACCCTTTCCTTGTTTGCGTTTCGCCAAAAGGCCTGATTCTGCCATTACAGCTAAGTCAAGACCATTTTTTTCAAAGATCACAGCGAGCGTTTCCCAATCATTAAGGGCATAGCCGATTCGGAAATGTTCAATCTGTTCTTGCGTGAAAAGTCTCTCTTGTGCATAAACACGCCCTGGAGCCCCTTCTTCTGTTAGCGTCAAAATGCTATGGTAAGTAGAGGCAGCGAGCTCGTGGCCTTTTTTCATTTGCCTGATGCGCGCATCTTCAGGTTTGTCCGTCTCTGTTCTTTGCATTTGCGGCAAAGCTATTTTTGCACGTTCTGCGAGGTGAGAGACAGTTTCAGAAAAAGACCAGCCCTTCAATTCCTGCAAAAAAGTAAACACATTCCCACCGGCTCCGCAGCCAAAACAATGGTACACTTGTTTGTCTTCCGATACAGAAAAAGACGGCGTTTTCTCGTCATGGAACGGGCAAAGGCCTCCGTACTGACGCCCTTGCTTTTTTAGCTGCACATATTCGCCGATGACCTCAACAATATCACTTGCTTCCCTGATCTCTGTAAGTGTTTCATCGGGTATTTTCACAGCCACTAGGCAATCACCACAATTCTATTCCTTTGCTATCTTTTCAAGTACGGCATATAGAGCATGATAGAACGCGGCGCGGTCAGATGCTGTAAATTTTTTCGGGCCACGCGTCTTTTCCCCAGCTCTCCGGGCTTTCTGTGAGGTATGCCTCCATGCAAGCATAGCTGGCATTTCCTCTTCTTTATACACATGCCCGCGGGGCGACAACACGATCACACCTTTTACAAGAAGGAGTGACGCTAACGCATGATCTTGCGTCACACAGACATCTCCGCGGTGGACAGATTGCAGCAAATAAAGATCTGCTGCTTCTTTACTCGTATCGACAATAGCCGTTTCTACATCCTTTGGCAAACTCATGGTATGCGCATAAGAATAAACAAAGACCATTTTTTTGCCGAATGTCCGCGCAAGCGAAATGACTTCTTCTTTTACTGGGCAAGAATCCGCATCAACGTAAACAGTCGTGTTAGATGGAATCACCATACACTATCATTCAACATTTTCAACAGATCTCCTTCTTCCTTGACGAAAAAAATAAAAATGTGTCGAAAAAAGCGCTACAGCTATCCTTCCTTCAGTTCTATCATTGCCAAAAAAATAAGAATAAGTCTTGACTTTTTAAATTTATTTGTTCTCTTAGGGTTTTATACATAAAAACAATGAATCATCAATGATAAAATCCCCAATGTTCAATTATACTTGATTGGGGATCATTTGAACAGTAAGAAGTATCAACAATACTTAATTTCGTTGAAACATGCTTGAAATTAAATTGGCTGTTTCTTCAACTGCTTTATTTGAAACATCGATAACAGGGCAATTGACCCGATCCATTACCTTTTTCGCATATTCGAGTTCTTCTTTAATACGATCGATGTTTGCATAGTTGGCTTCCGATTTAAGCCCTAGCGCTTTTAATCGCTCAGTGCGAATGCTATTTAGTTTTTCTGGACTGATTTTTAAGCCGATGCATTTTTTGGAAGAGATTTTGAACAATTCTTCCGGCGGTTCGACCTCAGGAACAAGAGGGACATTCGCCACTTTTAGTCGTTTATGGGCTAAGTATTGAGAGAGCGGCGTTTTCGAAGTACGGGAAACACCGATCAGTACAATGTCGGCAAGAATAATACCACGGGGATCCCGTCCGTCATCGTATTTAACCGCAAATTCAATTGCTTCAACTTTGCGGAAATAATCTTCGTCCAACCGGTAGATCAGCCCAGGTTCATAGCGCGGCTTTGCATTGGTTAAGTCGGTAATCTTTGAAAGTACTGGTCCAATGATGTCCACCGTTTCTACATTCGCCGCCTTTGCGCTTTCCAACAAAAAGTCCCTTATTTCTGGGACGACAAGCGTAAAAGCAATCAGCGCCTTGGCTTTGCGTGCAATTTGCACCACTTCTTGGATCGTCCCTTTGTCCTCTACATAGGGAATCCTTCTAAGCTCCACATTGGAGCCACTAAACTGGCTGACAGCAGCTTTTACAACAAGCTCCGCCGTTTCCCCTACGGAATCGGAAACAATGTAAACAACTAGGCGTTCTGTGTCGTTTGTCATAAGCGCGCCCCTTTTCTTTTGAAGTTACATTCCGTCTTTACTGGCTAGATCTACAAGCAGCTGAGTAATATTGGTTTTAGTAATACGCCCCACCACTTCGAAACCTGATCCAGCGTCTACTTTTTTTACAATTGGCAATCCATCAATTTGCCGGGAGATGAGCTTTTGTGCGACTTCAATTACCGAATCATCCTTCTCACACATTGTAATGTTTGGCATTC is a genomic window of Shouchella clausii containing:
- a CDS encoding CarD family transcriptional regulator; amino-acid sequence: MFKVGDKVVYPYHGAGTIQEVEEKNVLGETHLYFILHFPLVDITLMLPESRIEQSGLRKVIPSSDIEKVAKALQNGPDTPPSTSQFSRDTENLLKTGSIIDAAHLVSSLSKKQAERSNGLHIQDRHHLQKARQVLASELVAVQDFSEEQAYEFIDNNLLDTAN
- a CDS encoding tRNA (adenine(22)-N(1))-methyltransferase — encoded protein: MNDKQLSLRLERVASYLYHYKRIADIGSDHGYLPCYLALRCPGLTAIAGELNEGPYQSACAQVSRSGLSDAVEVRKGNGLEVLKSDDKVEAIAIAGMGGPLIASILEEGKTKLQGVQTLVLQPNIAAHAVREWLSHHEFSISAEEIIEEDGKIYEIIVAVAEKDTPPLTEADLLLGPILRREQTSAFHKKWRREQQSWLQVLEELKKGKQTKEMSEKQRKLERNLQLVKEALGE
- a CDS encoding Nif3-like dinuclear metal center hexameric protein, with the translated sequence MKNAVAANTLIQYFESFAPKSYALEGDKNGLMVGSLKKKVKKAMVALDVLEKTIDEAIEKDVDFILAHHPLLFHPLKQIDVDTPMGRMIKKAIEHEITIYAAHTNLDVAEGGVNDLLAERLQFKDSNVLAPTYTETLQKLVAFVPASHAKQIRESLGAAGAGHIGNYSHCSFSAEGMGRFRPQAGTNPYIGTVGKEEEVGEVRIETIVPANMSGKVIAALVKAHPYEEPAYDLYPLDQPQWQRGLGRIGKVEGDHTLASYVEFVKQALGVKTVRVVGELDTKIRKAAVLGGDGNKYVMQAKRAGADVLITGDLYYHVAQDALMAGMCVIDAGHHIEAIMKEGVAEKMAALLNENGYHIDIFASAQSTEPFQFL
- the dnaG gene encoding DNA primase, producing MAVKIPDETLTEIREASDIVEVIGEYVQLKKQGRQYGGLCPFHDEKTPSFSVSEDKQVYHCFGCGAGGNVFTFLQELKGWSFSETVSHLAERAKIALPQMQRTETDKPEDARIRQMKKGHELAASTYHSILTLTEEGAPGRVYAQERLFTQEQIEHFRIGYALNDWETLAVIFEKNGLDLAVMAESGLLAKRKQGKGYYDLFRERLMFPITDSQGSVVAFGGRAIGEGQPKYLNSPETPIFHKAKTLFHMHEARPSIRKQNKALLVEGAFDVMAAWKAGVTNVVATLGTALSSDHAKLLRRNAEEVILCYDGDRAGREAIRKAIPVLEEAGCKVSICLLPEGLDPDDYVKQHGEEAFVRILDNECLSVMAFRMLDLKQGKNMQNEGDRLQYIEEIVQMLAKLEHSVEQEYYLQQLAESFTLPMDVLRQELSRAERLLKQTKETPKALPRAEKPTSGRKQGSARPVPAHIKAERILLAYMLQDTEMVWRVSEKLGTGFNLEEHQALYAYLLSFVTREPDASMKRFVESLEDRRLAKLAAYLLMQPLKNECSDEELADYIKRIEQYPKWVKLKEQQQAARFEQDPIRAAKLQMELIRLKKELQSQ
- a CDS encoding c-type cytochrome gives rise to the protein MKGRPLIPFAIIALLGVVLMVALSAVGNHMRNVAEEGGEGAQEEVVIDDPIEYGETVVSQSCIACHANDLSGTGNAPAINNLEGRLSHEEIVEIVTNGLDGGMPAFGGQLQENEIEAVAEYLLDASQ
- a CDS encoding YaiI/YqxD family protein; protein product: MVIPSNTTVYVDADSCPVKEEVISLARTFGKKMVFVYSYAHTMSLPKDVETAIVDTSKEAADLYLLQSVHRGDVCVTQDHALASLLLVKGVIVLSPRGHVYKEEEMPAMLAWRHTSQKARRAGEKTRGPKKFTASDRAAFYHALYAVLEKIAKE
- a CDS encoding 4-hydroxy-3-methylbut-2-enyl diphosphate reductase; translation: MDVLKISPRGYCYGVVDAMVMARQAAQNLDLPRPLYILGQIVHNQHVTDAFKEDGIISLDGPNRLEILKNVTHGTVIFTAHGVSPEVRRLAKEKGLTCIDATCPDVTRTHDLIREKAEEGYQFIYIGKQGHPEPEGAMGVAPDSVHLVETLEDLEQLTLDDRDIIITNQTTMSQWDVADIMKRAMELYPNAEVHNEICLATQVRQEAVAEQASQCDIVIVVGDPKSNNSNRLAQVSEQIAGTPAYRIGDLSELKLEWIKDAKKVGVTSGASTPTPITKEVITFIENYDPNDESTWDTTKKVPIEKILPKVRVKK
- the rpoD gene encoding RNA polymerase sigma factor RpoD, giving the protein MADKPLRPVTEGDLTIDQVKEQLVETGKKRGTLTYAEITEKMAAFEQDSDQMDEFYEYLGEQGVELLNESEDDVPSLAQVAKDEEEFDLNDLSVPPGIKINDPVRMYLKEIGRVPLLSAEEEIDLAKRIEQGDEEAKKRLAEANLRLVVSIAKRYVGRGMLFLDLIQEGNMGLIKAVEKFDYDKGFKFSTYATWWIRQAITRAIADQARTIRIPVHMVETINKLIRVQRQLLQDYGREPTPEEVGKEMDLSPDKVREILKIAQEPVSLETPIGEEDDSHLGDFIEDQEALAPSDAAAYELLKEQLEDVLDTLTDREENVLRLRFGLDDGRTRTLEEVGKVFGVTRERIRQIEAKALRKLRHPSRSKRLKDFLD
- a CDS encoding pyruvate, water dikinase regulatory protein gives rise to the protein MTNDTERLVVYIVSDSVGETAELVVKAAVSQFSGSNVELRRIPYVEDKGTIQEVVQIARKAKALIAFTLVVPEIRDFLLESAKAANVETVDIIGPVLSKITDLTNAKPRYEPGLIYRLDEDYFRKVEAIEFAVKYDDGRDPRGIILADIVLIGVSRTSKTPLSQYLAHKRLKVANVPLVPEVEPPEELFKISSKKCIGLKISPEKLNSIRTERLKALGLKSEANYANIDRIKEELEYAKKVMDRVNCPVIDVSNKAVEETANLISSMFQRN
- the vrrA gene encoding VrrA/YqfQ family protein, encoding MAPRLVQSAARPLATIPGQVAPSFATQRVGGGLLSRLFGSAASRVGTGGFSAGSRLFGSGMNLTTILNNTQRVLGITQQVAPMIQQYGPLIKNAPTLWRILRSSPQTAGEDTTGPEDTIEPETDSTGIEETAELKSASADSEETERQVGEKTQAKPSDTAVIVRKRKKPAGDELPKPKLYV